In Ensifer canadensis, a genomic segment contains:
- a CDS encoding DNA polymerase IV produces MLDSGSQTPGFCRDCLREQTATARRCLACGSPRLLRHAELYDLTLAHIDCDAFYASVEKRDNPELADKPVIIGGGKRGVVSTACYIARIHGVRSAMPMFKALEACPQAVVIKPEMEKYVRVGREVRTLMQELTPLVQPLSIDEAFLELSGTQRLHHDPPARTLARFARRVEQEIGITVSVGLSYCKFLAKVASDLQKPRGFSVIGQAEALEFLRERPVTLIWGVGKAFAATLERDGIRTIGQLQTMEEADLMRRYGTMGQRLYRLSRGLDERTVEIDGEAKSVSSETTFNDDLARYDDLVTHLRRLSEQVAHRLRKSELAGQTVVLKLKTADFKTRTRNRRLDSPTRLADRIFRTGLQLLEKEVDGTKYRLIGIGVSDLSSPDLADPPDLVDPAATRRAAAEDAINKLRDKFGKASVETGYTFGSRKRDH; encoded by the coding sequence ATGCTCGACAGTGGTTCTCAAACTCCAGGCTTCTGCCGTGACTGCCTCAGGGAACAGACCGCGACGGCGCGACGCTGCCTTGCCTGCGGCAGCCCCCGTCTGTTGCGTCATGCCGAGCTCTACGACCTGACTCTAGCCCATATCGACTGTGATGCGTTTTACGCCTCCGTCGAGAAGCGGGACAATCCGGAGCTTGCCGACAAGCCAGTGATTATCGGCGGCGGCAAGCGCGGCGTCGTCTCGACGGCTTGTTACATCGCCCGCATTCACGGCGTGCGCTCGGCAATGCCGATGTTTAAGGCGCTTGAGGCCTGCCCGCAGGCGGTCGTGATCAAGCCCGAGATGGAAAAATACGTTCGCGTCGGCCGCGAGGTCCGCACGTTGATGCAGGAGCTGACACCGCTGGTGCAGCCGCTCTCCATCGATGAGGCCTTCCTGGAGCTCAGCGGCACCCAACGGCTGCACCACGATCCCCCCGCGCGCACCCTCGCCCGCTTTGCCCGCCGTGTCGAACAGGAGATCGGCATTACCGTCTCCGTCGGCCTTTCCTACTGCAAGTTCCTCGCCAAGGTTGCCTCCGATCTGCAGAAGCCTCGCGGCTTCTCGGTAATCGGCCAGGCCGAGGCGCTCGAATTCCTGAGAGAAAGGCCGGTGACCTTGATCTGGGGCGTCGGCAAGGCGTTCGCCGCCACGCTGGAGCGCGATGGCATTCGCACGATCGGTCAGCTTCAGACGATGGAGGAAGCCGACCTCATGCGCCGCTACGGCACCATGGGCCAGAGGCTCTACCGCCTGTCGCGCGGCCTCGACGAAAGAACGGTCGAGATCGACGGCGAGGCGAAAAGCGTATCGTCAGAGACGACATTCAACGACGATCTCGCCCGCTACGACGATCTCGTCACGCATCTGCGTCGGCTGAGCGAACAGGTCGCCCACCGCCTGCGTAAATCCGAACTCGCCGGCCAGACCGTCGTTTTGAAGCTGAAGACTGCCGACTTCAAGACCAGGACTCGCAACCGCCGCCTCGACAGTCCGACGCGGCTCGCAGACCGTATCTTCCGCACCGGGCTGCAGCTTCTGGAGAAGGAAGTTGACGGCACGAAGTACCGGCTGATCGGCATCGGAGTCAGCGATCTTTCCAGCCCCGATCTCGCAGATCCCCCCGATCTGGTCGATCCAGCCGCAACCCGTCGTGCCGCCGCCGAGGACGCCATCAACAAGCTGCGCGACAAGTTCGGCAAGGCCAGCGTCGAAACCGGCTACACCTTTGGCAGCCGCAAGCGCGATCACTAG
- a CDS encoding DUF3572 domain-containing protein, with the protein MKSADEIAIDILSWLAGEPDLLSRFLALTGTDPSSLRNAIGEPGCMGGLIAFLMDHEPTLIAFCDATGTAPQDVVRAHEKLSGAADLQDS; encoded by the coding sequence TTGAAGAGCGCCGACGAAATCGCCATCGACATTCTCTCCTGGCTTGCCGGCGAGCCGGACCTGCTGTCCCGATTTCTGGCGCTGACCGGCACGGACCCGTCCTCCCTGCGCAACGCGATCGGCGAGCCGGGCTGCATGGGTGGGCTCATCGCCTTTCTTATGGACCACGAACCAACGTTGATCGCTTTCTGCGATGCAACAGGGACAGCCCCGCAGGATGTCGTGCGTGCGCATGAGAAGCTTTCCGGCGCCGCCGATCTGCAGGACAGCTGA
- a CDS encoding response regulator produces the protein MPKQVMIVEDNELNMKLFRDLIEASGYATIQTRNGMEALELARKYRPDLILMDIQLPEVSGLEVTKWLKEDDELHVIPVIAVTAFAMKGDEERIRQGGCEAYVSKPISVPKFIETIKTYLGDA, from the coding sequence ATGCCCAAACAGGTAATGATTGTTGAGGATAACGAGCTGAACATGAAGCTCTTCCGAGACCTGATTGAGGCTTCCGGCTACGCGACGATCCAGACGCGCAACGGTATGGAGGCGCTCGAGCTGGCGCGGAAGTATCGCCCCGATCTGATTTTGATGGACATTCAGCTGCCGGAGGTCTCCGGGCTCGAAGTCACGAAGTGGTTGAAGGAAGACGATGAGTTGCACGTCATCCCGGTGATCGCCGTGACTGCCTTCGCCATGAAGGGCGACGAGGAACGTATCCGTCAGGGCGGATGCGAAGCCTATGTTTCAAAACCGATTTCTGTGCCAAAGTTTATTGAGACGATCAAGACCTACCTTGGCGATGCCTAA
- a CDS encoding PleD family two-component system response regulator: protein MTARILVVDDVPANVKLLEARLLAEYFDVLTAGDGHTALTLCETTPVDLVLLDIMMPGIDGFEVCERLKANARTAHIPVVMVTALDQPSDRVRGLKAGADDFLTKPVNDLQLMSRVKSLVRLKNVSDELRLRAQTAQTIGLQELARQDRPDEPGNILLVDGRGSSQERLQRTLKPIADVSVISDPQAALFEAAENNFDLVIVNANFDDYDPLRLCSQLRSLERTRFIPILLITEQGNDEMIVRALDLGITDYIIRPVDPNELVARSLTQIRRKHCNDMLRKSVQQTIELAVTDGLTGLHNRRYLDNHLKLLLDRAGARGRPLSICMTDIDRFKQVNDTYGHDVGDEVLREFANRIRSTVRGADLACRFGGEEFVVVMPDTPPEMAAAVAERLRHIIESQPFSIPHADGALVITASMGIAGLKLEGDTTEALLKRADMALYQAKNEGRNRVVAAAA from the coding sequence ATGACTGCGCGCATTCTTGTTGTCGATGACGTGCCTGCCAACGTTAAGCTTCTCGAAGCGCGTCTGCTCGCTGAGTATTTCGATGTGCTGACGGCGGGTGATGGCCATACGGCGCTGACGCTCTGCGAGACGACACCGGTCGACCTGGTGCTTCTCGACATCATGATGCCCGGCATCGACGGCTTCGAGGTCTGCGAACGTCTGAAGGCCAATGCACGCACAGCACATATTCCCGTCGTCATGGTGACGGCACTCGACCAGCCGTCCGATCGGGTTCGCGGGTTAAAGGCCGGCGCCGACGATTTCTTGACGAAGCCGGTCAACGATCTTCAGTTGATGTCGCGGGTGAAGAGCCTCGTCCGCCTGAAGAACGTCAGCGACGAATTGCGGCTGCGGGCCCAGACGGCGCAGACTATCGGCCTGCAGGAACTGGCCCGTCAGGACCGTCCGGACGAGCCGGGCAATATCCTCCTGGTCGATGGCCGCGGCTCCTCTCAGGAGCGGCTGCAGCGCACGCTCAAGCCGATTGCCGATGTCTCTGTTATCTCCGACCCGCAGGCGGCGCTGTTCGAGGCGGCCGAGAACAATTTCGACCTCGTCATCGTCAACGCCAACTTCGACGATTACGATCCCTTGCGATTGTGCTCGCAGTTGCGATCGCTGGAGCGCACACGTTTCATTCCGATCCTGCTGATCACGGAGCAGGGCAATGACGAGATGATCGTGCGTGCGCTCGATCTCGGTATTACCGACTACATCATCCGGCCGGTTGATCCCAATGAGCTTGTTGCCCGCTCGTTGACCCAGATCAGGCGCAAGCATTGCAACGACATGCTGAGAAAGAGCGTGCAGCAGACGATCGAGCTGGCGGTCACCGATGGCCTGACAGGGCTGCACAACCGCCGCTATCTCGACAATCATCTGAAGCTGCTGCTCGATCGTGCGGGAGCACGCGGTCGCCCGTTGTCGATCTGCATGACCGACATCGATCGGTTCAAGCAGGTCAACGACACCTATGGTCACGATGTTGGTGATGAGGTGTTGCGCGAATTTGCCAACCGCATCCGCTCCACCGTCCGCGGCGCCGATCTGGCCTGCCGCTTTGGCGGCGAAGAGTTCGTCGTGGTCATGCCCGACACACCGCCGGAGATGGCGGCCGCCGTTGCCGAGCGGTTGCGGCATATCATCGAGAGTCAGCCATTCTCGATACCGCATGCGGACGGCGCGCTGGTCATCACCGCGTCCATGGGCATTGCCGGCCTGAAACTGGAAGGCGACACGACAGAAGCTTTGCTGAAGCGCGCAGATATGGCGCTCTACCAGGCGAAGAACGAGGGTCGCAACAGAGTGGTGGCGGCTGCAGCCTGA
- the rpmG gene encoding 50S ribosomal protein L33 produces MAKATTIKIKLLSTADTGFFYVTTKNSRTMTDKMTKTKYDPVARKHVEFKETKIK; encoded by the coding sequence ATGGCAAAAGCCACCACCATCAAGATCAAGTTGCTGTCGACAGCCGACACGGGTTTCTTCTACGTCACGACCAAGAACAGCCGTACGATGACGGACAAGATGACCAAGACCAAGTATGATCCGGTCGCCAGAAAGCACGTCGAGTTCAAGGAAACCAAGATCAAGTAA
- a CDS encoding MFS transporter has protein sequence MSQPTPGCPAPVEEIHWPSLIAAVSAISAVGIAIGLGLPLLSSIMENRGISSTLIGLNSAMAGVASMVAASFTTKFAHRHGVAPTMLWAVLLAAISAFGFYYITNFWLWFPLRVVFHGAITVLFILSEFWINATAPPAKRGFVLGIYGTVLSLGFLSGPLLFSILGSEGVLPFVVGAGVILLAAVPIFLARDESPVIDEKPDRHFMRYIFLVPTATAAVFIFGAVESGGLSLFTVYGTRSGFTESQAALLLTVMGIGNFIFQIPLGMLSDQIKDKRTLLTAMTVIGLIGALCLPMLVESWFLMAIILLFWGGCVSGLYTVGLSHLGSRLQGSDLAAANAAFVFSYAVGTVAGPQVIGASMDVAGNNGFAWAIAGFFGLYVALSVVRIVLNPKRS, from the coding sequence ATGTCACAGCCGACGCCCGGGTGCCCAGCACCGGTTGAGGAAATTCACTGGCCGTCGCTGATCGCGGCGGTCTCCGCCATCAGCGCCGTCGGCATCGCCATCGGCCTCGGCCTACCGCTGCTTTCGAGCATCATGGAGAACCGCGGCATCTCGTCGACGCTGATTGGTCTCAATTCGGCGATGGCCGGCGTGGCCTCCATGGTCGCGGCTTCCTTCACGACCAAATTCGCCCATCGCCACGGTGTTGCGCCGACGATGCTCTGGGCCGTCCTGCTCGCCGCAATCAGCGCCTTCGGCTTTTACTACATTACCAACTTCTGGCTCTGGTTTCCGCTGCGGGTCGTCTTCCATGGCGCCATTACCGTACTCTTCATCCTCTCCGAATTCTGGATCAACGCCACCGCCCCGCCAGCGAAACGGGGCTTCGTCCTCGGCATCTACGGCACGGTTCTATCCCTCGGCTTCCTGAGCGGGCCGCTGCTCTTCTCGATCCTCGGCAGCGAGGGTGTCTTGCCCTTCGTGGTCGGCGCCGGTGTCATTCTGCTCGCGGCCGTGCCAATCTTCCTCGCGCGGGACGAGAGCCCTGTCATCGACGAAAAGCCCGACCGCCATTTCATGCGCTACATCTTCCTGGTGCCGACCGCGACCGCCGCCGTCTTCATCTTCGGCGCGGTCGAATCGGGCGGGTTGTCGCTCTTTACGGTCTACGGGACACGATCGGGGTTCACCGAATCACAGGCGGCGCTGCTGCTGACCGTGATGGGCATCGGCAATTTCATCTTCCAGATTCCGCTCGGCATGCTGTCAGACCAGATCAAGGATAAGCGCACATTGCTGACGGCCATGACCGTTATCGGCCTCATTGGCGCCCTCTGTCTGCCGATGCTGGTGGAAAGCTGGTTCCTGATGGCGATCATTCTGTTGTTCTGGGGGGGCTGCGTCTCTGGTCTCTACACGGTCGGCCTCAGCCATCTCGGCTCGCGCCTGCAGGGCTCCGACCTTGCCGCGGCCAATGCGGCGTTCGTTTTCTCCTATGCGGTCGGCACGGTGGCCGGGCCGCAGGTGATCGGCGCATCGATGGATGTGGCTGGCAACAACGGTTTTGCCTGGGCGATTGCCGGGTTTTTCGGCCTTTACGTCGCGCTTTCGGTTGTAAGGATCGTTTTGAATCCAAAACGGTCTTGA
- a CDS encoding NUDIX hydrolase — protein sequence MTSGRESVTLAPDTPERRARPRDAASIMLLDRSGDGVRVLMGRRSSAHVFMPDLYVFPGGRRDPTDHRLAFSSDLNPAVLQALKSVRGAPVSDSRARALALAALRELYEEAGVPLGTPHAKAEAPLPFLPDLANLRYMARAITPPGHSRRFDTRFFAIFADEAEVDTSRVLESRELQDLQWIDVNDLPSLRIPEITAIILSDLRSGLNTDPTLPYERSVPFYFARRGRLIRTLL from the coding sequence ATGACGTCAGGACGCGAAAGCGTCACCTTGGCCCCCGACACGCCTGAGCGGCGCGCAAGGCCGCGTGACGCAGCGTCGATCATGCTGCTCGACCGCTCCGGCGACGGCGTACGCGTGCTGATGGGCCGGCGCAGCAGTGCGCATGTCTTCATGCCCGATCTCTATGTCTTTCCCGGCGGGCGCCGAGACCCGACCGACCATCGCCTCGCGTTCTCCAGTGATCTCAACCCCGCCGTCCTGCAGGCGCTGAAAAGCGTCCGGGGGGCACCCGTAAGCGACTCTCGTGCAAGAGCACTGGCGCTGGCGGCGCTCCGAGAACTCTACGAGGAAGCCGGTGTTCCCTTGGGCACGCCGCATGCAAAGGCGGAAGCGCCACTGCCCTTTCTTCCAGATCTCGCAAACTTGCGCTATATGGCTCGGGCCATTACTCCTCCGGGACACTCGAGGCGGTTCGATACACGCTTCTTCGCGATCTTCGCGGACGAAGCCGAAGTCGATACATCACGGGTTCTGGAAAGCCGGGAGCTCCAGGATTTGCAGTGGATCGATGTCAACGACCTCCCCTCGCTCCGGATACCGGAGATAACCGCAATCATCCTTTCGGATTTGAGAAGCGGCCTTAACACGGACCCGACGCTACCCTATGAGCGCTCCGTGCCCTTCTATTTCGCGCGCCGTGGGCGGCTCATCCGCACGCTTCTCTAA
- a CDS encoding DUF983 domain-containing protein has product MQMMATDKETLHLGGHAADERPVGRSMRRGFFGTCPACGSGKLFRSYVKAVDACAACGERMDHQRADDFPPYIVVTIVGHLVLGGYMMTDLILPLTTWQHLAIWTPITLISSLALLQPIKGAVIGLQWALRMHGFGGQEDTPEDVLPVRDPSA; this is encoded by the coding sequence ATGCAGATGATGGCAACGGACAAGGAAACGCTTCACCTCGGTGGTCATGCAGCCGATGAACGTCCCGTCGGTCGATCCATGCGTCGCGGCTTTTTCGGCACGTGCCCGGCCTGTGGCAGCGGCAAGCTCTTCCGCAGCTATGTCAAAGCCGTCGATGCCTGCGCGGCCTGCGGCGAGCGTATGGACCACCAGCGCGCCGACGACTTTCCACCCTATATCGTCGTCACCATCGTCGGCCATCTGGTGCTTGGCGGCTACATGATGACCGACTTGATCCTGCCGCTGACGACGTGGCAGCACCTTGCCATCTGGACGCCGATTACGCTGATCAGTTCGCTTGCGCTGCTGCAGCCGATCAAGGGCGCTGTCATCGGCCTGCAATGGGCGCTGAGGATGCACGGCTTCGGTGGACAGGAGGACACGCCCGAGGACGTCCTGCCTGTGCGAGATCCCTCCGCATGA